The following are encoded together in the Oncorhynchus nerka isolate Pitt River linkage group LG25, Oner_Uvic_2.0, whole genome shotgun sequence genome:
- the coq9 gene encoding ubiquinone biosynthesis protein COQ9, mitochondrial has translation MAALLQGLRVGRALRCLGSVVVPKTSSPQCNGLRRGLHCAALRLQGDKDKSIPVPPSSTASPTTTFHEHYQAHPSEHDTATSAQEAAAAEEAPQPNISYVDQSGEQGEDYETEEQLQVRILNAALDFVPLHGWTVEAISAGAETLGLSAAASGMFQNGAGDLVLHFIAQSNTQLTEQLAEHHNQVQLGQAEPKKTAEFLRDAVETRLRMLTPYINNWPQALSILFLPHNIPNSLKHLSTLVDDIWYYAGDRSTDLNWYTKRAALTGIYNTTELVMVQDSSEDFQDTWNFLDNRIQDIVNMANATKRAASTGEAVVQGLMGAAVTLKNLTGINQRR, from the exons ATGGCGGCGCTGCTACAAGGACTTCGAGTTGGAAGAGCCCTTCGATGTCTTGGCAGCG TGGtggttccaaaaacatccagtcccCAGTGTAATGGCCTGAGACGAGGCTTGCACTGTGCTGCACTTCGGCTTCAGGGGGACAAGGATAAGTCCATcccagtccctccatcctccaccgCATCCCCGACTACAACTTTCCACGAACATTATCAAGCTCATCCATCTGAACATGACACAGCCACATCAGCGCAGGAAGCTGCTGCTGCTGAGGAGGCTCCCCAGCCCAACATCAG TTATGTAGACCAGAGTGGAGAACAAGGAGAAGACTATGAAACAGAGGAGCAACTGCAAGTGCGCATCCTTAACGCTGCGCTGGACTTTGTCCCACTACATGGTTGGACTGTTGAAGCCATTTCAGCAGGAGCTGAG ACCCTGGGTCTCTCAGCAGCCGCCAGTGGAATGTTCCAGAATGGGGCAGGGGACCTGGTCCTGCACTTCATAGCTCAGTCCAATACCCAGCTAACAGAGCAACTGGCAGAGCATCACAATCAGGTCCAACTTGGTCAGGCAGA ACCAAAGAAAACTGCCGAGTTTCTTAGGGATGCAGTGGAAACCAGATTGAGGATGTTGACCCCATACATAAATAATTGGCCACAG GCTTTGAGTATTCTGTTTCTGCCACACAACATACCAAACAGTCTGAAGCACCTCTCCACCCTGGTGGATGATATCTGGTACTACGCTGGAGACCGCTCCACAGAT TTGAACTGGTATACAAAACGAGCTGCACTGACTGGGATCTATAACACCACAGAGCTGGTGATGGTACAGGACTCCTCAGAAGACTTCCAGGACACCTGGAACTTTCTTGACAACCGCATCCAGGATATTGTCAACATGGCCAACGCCACCAAACGG GCGGCATCCACAGGAGAAGCAGTGGTGCAGGGGCTTATGGGAGCTGCTGTTACG CTGAAAAATCTAACCGGAATTAACCAGAGACGGTGA